In Candidatus Wallbacteria bacterium, a single genomic region encodes these proteins:
- a CDS encoding prepilin-type N-terminal cleavage/methylation domain-containing protein has protein sequence MSHKIRGFSLVELMIVVAIIGILIAVLLPELGDMATRARISTAQSSMNGVRDAIVRFQAQESRKCETLDWLVPRYLTENKRDPWGNQYSILPTDGIIMSNGPDGKVSMDIMDPANRDNLIVSYLPPLAIYDAAQSGDVNGNGQLDNGDVITIYFSKTPKYPMKAAVNGADFQFKGSYDNTSAATVTFTTGDSSTNDTGKDPTGQPMAGCIGSLTLQEPATGIDAGTLDGHYNFVSLLVGRNNGAGCRSFEADIYVRMNDASINPPWTCCSYSDSRHNLAVQSKSNTRMRRPGEY, from the coding sequence ATGTCTCACAAAATTAGAGGCTTCTCACTGGTCGAGCTGATGATCGTCGTTGCGATCATCGGAATCTTGATCGCTGTGCTGCTCCCTGAACTGGGGGACATGGCCACAAGGGCCAGAATCTCCACAGCCCAGAGCTCCATGAACGGGGTCCGCGACGCTATCGTCCGCTTCCAGGCCCAGGAATCCAGGAAATGCGAGACCCTGGACTGGCTGGTGCCAAGATATCTGACGGAAAACAAAAGAGACCCATGGGGCAACCAGTATTCCATCTTACCCACCGACGGAATCATCATGTCCAACGGACCTGACGGCAAGGTGTCCATGGACATCATGGATCCTGCCAACAGAGACAATCTGATCGTTTCCTACCTGCCGCCCCTGGCTATATACGATGCTGCCCAGAGCGGTGATGTGAACGGCAACGGCCAGCTCGACAACGGGGACGTGATCACCATCTATTTCAGCAAAACTCCGAAATATCCGATGAAAGCCGCTGTAAATGGAGCTGATTTCCAGTTCAAAGGTTCCTATGATAATACAAGTGCAGCGACAGTCACTTTTACGACAGGCGACAGTTCGACAAATGATACTGGCAAGGATCCGACCGGGCAGCCGATGGCAGGATGCATCGGATCGCTGACGCTGCAGGAACCGGCAACCGGCATTGATGCCGGCACTCTGGACGGCCACTACAACTTCGTCAGCCTGCTGGTGGGCAGGAACAACGGCGCAGGCTGCAGATCATTTGAAGCCGATATTTATGTCCGGATGAACGATGCCTCGATCAACCCGCCCTGGACCTGCTGCAGCTATTCCGACTCCCGCCACAACCTGGCAGTGCAGTCTAAAAGCAACACAAGAATGAGGCGGCCGGGGGAATATTAA
- a CDS encoding HD domain-containing protein encodes MFINDSIHGLMKLSELQKDLLVLPEVQRLQWIRQLGLSFLCYPGAVHTRISHSLGVSYLAGRIARHLDLPQKDIELVEAAGLLHDIGHTPFSHTLESMLEKGHMEISREMVTGARVIPMEGAGKIPEILEKHQLDPVRIGELITNRYRGSEPLQQIIFGDFDADQLDYLVRDSYFCGIAHGRIDIYRIIYTMALSDDGSRLFLREKGIEAIEEMLVAREHMYSSVYTHKTSRSAELMLLSAVRKAGARLGAFDSMVDAQLFSALENATPLGRDTVSRLLTRRLFKMAYALYNQPDLRSRLQAVSQKYSESDLEKIIAERAGISADQVIVDMPVEALKLGEPRLKKINITVLTKEMQEKPLQEVSTLIRSLLEKEGTNVILGVYCVPEKRKEVREAALEVLKSDSV; translated from the coding sequence ATGTTCATCAATGATTCGATCCATGGCCTGATGAAGCTCTCGGAGCTTCAGAAGGACCTTCTGGTGCTGCCTGAAGTGCAGCGGCTGCAATGGATCAGGCAGCTGGGGCTCTCCTTCCTCTGCTACCCTGGAGCCGTGCATACCAGGATCTCCCATTCGCTCGGGGTTTCCTATCTCGCCGGCAGGATCGCCCGTCACCTGGACCTGCCGCAGAAAGACATTGAACTGGTTGAAGCAGCAGGGCTTCTGCACGATATTGGACACACCCCGTTTTCCCACACCCTTGAATCGATGCTGGAAAAAGGGCATATGGAAATTTCCAGGGAAATGGTGACAGGAGCCAGGGTCATACCTATGGAAGGGGCGGGGAAAATCCCGGAAATACTGGAAAAGCATCAACTGGACCCGGTCAGGATTGGGGAACTGATTACCAACCGCTATCGCGGAAGCGAACCGCTGCAGCAGATCATTTTCGGTGATTTTGATGCAGACCAGCTGGACTACCTGGTGCGCGACTCTTATTTCTGCGGGATCGCCCACGGCAGGATCGACATTTACCGGATCATTTATACCATGGCATTATCTGATGACGGCTCCAGGCTCTTTCTCAGGGAAAAGGGGATCGAAGCGATCGAAGAGATGCTGGTAGCCAGAGAGCATATGTATTCGAGCGTCTATACCCACAAGACATCCCGCAGCGCCGAGCTGATGCTGCTTAGTGCAGTCCGGAAAGCCGGCGCCAGGCTCGGTGCTTTCGATTCCATGGTGGATGCGCAGCTTTTCTCAGCGCTGGAAAATGCGACCCCTCTGGGTCGGGATACAGTCTCCAGGCTTTTAACCAGAAGACTTTTCAAAATGGCGTACGCCCTTTACAATCAACCTGATCTGCGCAGCCGGCTGCAGGCTGTTTCGCAGAAATACAGCGAGAGCGATCTGGAAAAGATCATCGCAGAGCGTGCCGGAATTTCTGCGGACCAGGTGATTGTGGACATGCCTGTGGAAGCGCTCAAGCTTGGGGAACCCCGCCTGAAAAAGATCAACATCACTGTTCTGACCAAGGAAATGCAGGAAAAGCCGCTCCAGGAAGTCTCTACTCTGATCCGCTCTCTGCTCGAAAAGGAGGGCACCAATGTCATACTCGGAGTTTACTGCGTTCCGGAAAAACGCAAAGAGGTCAGAGAGGCGGCTCTGGAAGTTTTAAAGAGTGATTCAGTTTAA
- a CDS encoding PspC domain-containing protein: MAAKRYYRSREDRVISGVCGGLGEYFEIDPVIVRIMFVALGFISGIGVGLYLLFVVTTIYRPIRRRDSEDASTVTPEPENKPQQ, translated from the coding sequence ATGGCTGCAAAACGTTATTACCGTTCGCGCGAGGACCGGGTCATCAGCGGAGTCTGCGGAGGGCTCGGTGAATACTTCGAAATCGACCCTGTGATTGTGCGCATCATGTTCGTGGCACTGGGTTTCATCAGCGGCATCGGGGTAGGCCTGTACCTGCTTTTCGTAGTGACTACGATCTACCGGCCGATCCGCCGCCGGGATTCGGAGGATGCAAGTACCGTGACGCCGGAACCTGAAAACAAGCCCCAGCAGTAA
- a CDS encoding polysaccharide deacetylase family protein: MHILTVDLEDYYHPNLMGDKGTPSLNSTELSVASPYLPRIVQSTETVLAILDQYKARATFFVLGEIAELEPGLIRRISAEGHEIASHGYQHELLYQLPLPEAVSQIERSKKMLEDLTGKPVHGFRAPSWSILPGNIRLLDELKTMGFTYDSSLFPARTWLYGDFSFSREIRQLENGLLEFPPSCLNLIFKRIPFSGGIYFRTLPFSLIKMGFRQAEKDGKRVVTYFHPWEFDQDQPRLNLNIMDSFIHYHNLAKTGVRLKKLLSMYQFVQIHSVIPVDHSFTV, encoded by the coding sequence ATGCACATCCTGACTGTCGACCTTGAAGACTACTATCATCCCAATTTGATGGGAGATAAGGGGACGCCATCACTTAATTCTACCGAATTAAGTGTGGCGTCCCCTTATCTCCCTAGGATTGTGCAGTCCACAGAAACTGTGTTAGCTATTCTGGATCAGTATAAAGCCAGAGCCACTTTTTTCGTGCTTGGAGAAATCGCGGAACTGGAGCCAGGGTTGATCAGGAGGATTTCAGCGGAAGGTCACGAGATTGCCAGTCACGGCTATCAGCATGAGCTTTTGTATCAGCTGCCGCTCCCGGAAGCCGTTTCCCAGATCGAACGCTCAAAAAAAATGCTGGAAGACCTTACAGGCAAACCAGTGCATGGATTCCGCGCGCCAAGCTGGTCGATCCTGCCTGGAAACATCCGGCTGCTGGATGAACTTAAAACAATGGGATTTACCTATGATTCAAGCCTTTTTCCGGCCAGGACCTGGCTTTACGGAGATTTCAGCTTTTCCAGGGAGATCAGGCAGCTTGAAAACGGGCTCCTGGAATTCCCGCCCTCCTGCCTGAACCTTATATTCAAAAGGATTCCATTCAGCGGAGGTATTTATTTCCGCACTTTGCCGTTTTCTCTGATCAAAATGGGCTTCAGGCAGGCTGAGAAAGACGGCAAAAGAGTGGTCACTTATTTTCATCCCTGGGAATTCGACCAAGATCAGCCCCGCTTGAATCTGAACATCATGGATTCATTCATCCATTACCACAATCTCGCCAAAACCGGAGTCAGACTGAAAAAACTGCTGAGTATGTATCAGTTCGTGCAGATTCACTCAGTAATTCCAGTTGATCATAGTTTTACGGTCTAA
- a CDS encoding response regulator transcription factor, with the protein MNVKNFPDKNSIPHADRPLIRIFLVEDHKLVLKSMKMLIDQMEGIKVCMEAETGQDFLQLAQCSDYDLVLLDYGLPDGNADLHLMEFRKTNSTPVLVMSGYNLGDEAINSLRDLTNGFISKGKEPFELEAAIRTVVGHSNCQQIVESNKVSTDESGAVVTDALSPQERKVLDLYIQGKGTREIADSLCIREKTVLTYKYRMLSKTKSKNLAELVNKVMILSLLACFQTLLVTSLIHI; encoded by the coding sequence ATGAATGTCAAAAACTTTCCTGATAAAAATTCAATTCCGCACGCTGACAGACCTCTGATCAGGATTTTTCTCGTAGAAGATCATAAGTTGGTGCTGAAAAGCATGAAAATGCTGATCGATCAAATGGAAGGAATAAAGGTTTGTATGGAAGCAGAAACCGGACAGGACTTCCTGCAACTGGCTCAATGCTCTGACTATGACCTGGTCTTGCTTGATTATGGCTTACCGGATGGAAATGCCGACTTGCATCTCATGGAGTTCCGCAAAACAAACAGCACCCCAGTATTAGTGATGAGCGGATACAATCTTGGAGACGAAGCCATAAACTCTTTGAGGGACCTGACCAATGGATTCATTTCCAAGGGTAAAGAACCATTTGAACTGGAAGCAGCAATCAGGACAGTGGTCGGGCATAGTAACTGTCAGCAGATTGTCGAGTCAAATAAAGTGTCTACCGATGAATCAGGTGCAGTAGTTACTGATGCTCTTTCCCCGCAGGAGCGTAAGGTTCTTGATCTGTATATCCAGGGAAAAGGGACAAGAGAAATAGCAGACTCTTTGTGCATCAGAGAAAAGACAGTATTGACATATAAATACAGGATGCTTTCAAAAACAAAATCCAAGAATTTAGCAGAATTGGTTAATAAAGTGATGATACTAAGCTTATTGGCCTGTTTTCAGACATTGTTAGTTACAAGCTTAATTCACATATAA
- a CDS encoding HD domain-containing protein, giving the protein MEQLKYMVKLPLGKDLAGRILAKPVIGHDQVLLEEGTRLEPAQLESLEKTGIRELFLESDSGMEVVLEGHPGPLEAEALELVSSYQETLDLVLAIQDSVKNDDKIEIGSCQRLVEYFSRKLGSKRSHLLELLSRKTPYNYLLSHSLNVSILAMLLGRRQGVADLEVTSLGLAGILHDLGMVKVKQVWDKEEKITQAEFFQVMRHPIYSADIIGRLHGVPGQVGVISYQHHERLDGSGYPRGLGRARIHKLSRIFMVADAYEASSSERRHKDTRHKFYSISELINLAGTQFDREAVRALVTELSLFPPGSYIRLSNGRVARVIDTNPERADRPMVEILPDTDGHRKREWVDLSDAKELKIVEVLQCNV; this is encoded by the coding sequence ATGGAACAACTGAAATACATGGTCAAACTGCCTCTTGGGAAAGACCTGGCAGGCCGGATACTGGCAAAGCCGGTGATCGGGCATGATCAGGTGCTGCTCGAAGAAGGCACCAGGCTTGAGCCAGCTCAGCTTGAATCTCTGGAAAAAACCGGGATCAGGGAACTCTTTCTGGAATCTGATTCAGGCATGGAAGTTGTTCTGGAAGGCCATCCCGGTCCGCTGGAAGCAGAGGCTCTGGAATTAGTCAGCAGCTATCAGGAAACGCTGGATCTGGTGCTGGCAATCCAGGACTCTGTGAAAAATGACGACAAGATCGAAATCGGATCCTGCCAGCGGCTGGTGGAATATTTCAGCCGCAAGCTGGGCTCAAAGCGGAGCCATCTGCTGGAACTTCTGTCACGTAAGACACCTTATAATTATCTGCTGTCTCACTCGCTCAACGTCAGCATCCTGGCCATGCTCCTGGGCAGGCGGCAGGGAGTGGCGGATCTGGAGGTCACCTCCCTCGGCCTGGCCGGCATACTGCACGACCTGGGCATGGTCAAAGTCAAACAAGTCTGGGATAAGGAAGAGAAAATCACACAGGCGGAATTTTTCCAGGTGATGAGACATCCCATTTACAGCGCTGACATTATCGGGAGACTTCATGGAGTGCCGGGACAGGTCGGAGTCATCAGTTATCAGCATCACGAGCGGCTGGACGGCAGCGGTTATCCGCGGGGTCTCGGCAGAGCCAGGATTCACAAGCTCTCCAGGATTTTCATGGTTGCGGATGCTTATGAAGCCAGTTCCTCAGAGCGCCGCCATAAAGACACCAGACACAAGTTTTACAGCATCAGTGAACTGATCAATCTGGCAGGCACACAGTTCGACCGTGAGGCAGTACGCGCACTGGTGACTGAACTTTCGCTCTTCCCCCCAGGCAGTTATATCCGCCTCTCAAATGGCAGGGTAGCGAGAGTGATCGACACGAATCCGGAGCGGGCCGACAGGCCGATGGTGGAAATACTTCCTGATACTGACGGACACAGGAAACGGGAATGGGTGGATCTGTCCGATGCCAAGGAGTTGAAAATTGTCGAAGTCCTCCAATGTAATGTCTGA
- the trmB gene encoding tRNA (guanosine(46)-N7)-methyltransferase TrmB produces the protein MSEIGIDYLQVESLDSSLFGNQNPFCLEIGCGQDPFLLKMAVRHPEWNFIGIELENWVLGKLLKKARKVALPNLKLLRSDARTAIFEKVAYESVHEFYINHPDPWPKTRHRRRRLVKDEFLEMLISKLVPGGKLFYSSDFEDYALQVAGKLHSTGLTTSLFPGRLYSTDFPDYPRTRFMRRFLNLGQPIYFVAVEKNYQK, from the coding sequence ATGTCTGAAATCGGAATCGATTACCTCCAGGTGGAATCACTTGATTCCTCCCTTTTCGGTAATCAGAATCCGTTCTGCCTGGAGATCGGATGTGGACAGGATCCCTTTCTGCTCAAAATGGCAGTCAGGCATCCGGAGTGGAACTTCATCGGGATCGAACTGGAGAACTGGGTGCTCGGCAAGCTGCTCAAAAAGGCCCGCAAAGTGGCCCTGCCCAATCTGAAGCTTCTCCGTTCGGATGCCAGGACCGCAATCTTTGAAAAAGTAGCTTATGAATCAGTGCACGAATTTTACATCAATCATCCTGACCCCTGGCCTAAGACGCGGCATCGCAGGCGCAGGCTGGTCAAGGACGAGTTTCTTGAGATGCTGATCAGCAAGCTTGTCCCTGGAGGGAAACTGTTTTATTCTTCGGATTTCGAGGATTATGCCTTGCAGGTTGCAGGGAAGCTCCACAGCACAGGTTTAACGACCTCGCTGTTTCCAGGCAGGCTTTATTCCACTGATTTCCCGGATTATCCCAGAACCCGCTTCATGAGGCGGTTTCTTAATCTCGGTCAGCCGATTTATTTTGTGGCTGTGGAGAAGAATTATCAGAAGTGA